The following are encoded in a window of Streptomyces griseiscabiei genomic DNA:
- a CDS encoding carbohydrate ABC transporter permease produces the protein MNRYRRRTFALELAMIAAALFVAFPVYVLVNLAVRPSSDTSSPISPTGSPTLDNFSQAWQQGALGGALANSLLVTVCSVAVVLAVSALAAYPLARATARWSRGTYLTFLLGLALPFQLASLPLYQTLRDLGLLGSPWALVLFYSGLQVPFTVFLYVGFLRALPRDFEDAALIDGCTPLQGFRLVVLPMLKPITVTALVLNTVAVWNDFFTPLLYLSGSDRQTLPVAISGFVGQYVTDWNLIFAALVISVLPVLLVYLLLQRSIINGFAGGLRG, from the coding sequence ATGAACCGCTACCGCCGCCGCACCTTCGCCCTGGAACTGGCGATGATCGCGGCCGCCCTGTTCGTCGCCTTCCCGGTGTACGTCCTGGTCAATCTGGCGGTGCGGCCCTCCTCGGACACCTCCTCGCCGATCAGCCCGACCGGTTCACCGACCCTGGACAACTTCTCCCAGGCCTGGCAACAGGGGGCGCTGGGCGGGGCGTTGGCCAACAGCCTGCTGGTGACGGTGTGCAGTGTCGCCGTCGTCCTCGCGGTGTCCGCGCTCGCGGCGTACCCGCTGGCCCGCGCCACGGCCCGCTGGTCCCGGGGGACGTATCTGACCTTCCTGCTCGGCCTCGCCCTCCCCTTCCAGCTCGCGTCCCTCCCGCTGTACCAGACCCTGCGCGACCTGGGACTGCTCGGCTCCCCCTGGGCGCTGGTCCTCTTCTACTCGGGGCTGCAGGTGCCGTTCACCGTCTTCCTCTACGTCGGGTTCCTGCGCGCTCTGCCGCGTGACTTCGAGGACGCCGCGCTGATCGACGGCTGCACCCCGCTGCAGGGCTTCCGGTTGGTGGTCCTGCCCATGCTCAAGCCGATCACCGTGACCGCGCTGGTGCTCAACACGGTCGCGGTCTGGAACGACTTCTTCACCCCGCTGCTGTACCTCAGCGGCAGCGACCGGCAGACCCTGCCGGTGGCGATCTCCGGTTTCGTCGGTCAGTACGTCACCGACTGGAACCTCATCTTCGCGGCGCTGGTGATCAGCGTCCTACCCGTCCTGCTCGTCTACCTCCTGCTGCAGCGCAGCATCATCAACGGCTTCGCGGGCGGGCTGCGGGGATGA
- a CDS encoding family 78 glycoside hydrolase catalytic domain, translating to MPDVPDEPLSRRKVVGTMAVSAAGLAAPVVPGLPLTAAAHAAERDGGQGARVTGLAVDGREDGPLGVDDPAPRLSWRVAGAGAGWTQAAYRIRAARTEEDLDRGRPLWDSGKVRSPAQTDIPWHGPAPASRDRVVWQVRAWGADGRAIPWSRPGTWETGLLRRTDWGEARWIEYPGRTVDQPLPLFARAFRVGGRGGRVVRARLYLSGVGLHEARLNGEPVTDEVLAPGNSNYQLSLEYRVYDVTRLIRSGANTLGVELGHGTALVTRSVTDPATGRTAPYSWWQSQFKGSGSLVAPAARGATTVRVSSVAGFHVGGTVNIDTGDGGERLESRTVTAIGTAGADGTGITFEPGLTAAHDGNAAVTGSGNSLAATDPSAGAAVSPRLIARLELTRADGTVRTVVSDRSWRAALGPTVTANWYSGSDHDARREQPGWTAPGADLTATAKRRDGTAMGWTAAGIAPPPNLTTELVWRAAEPLRVVDRLRPVEVTQPQPGVWVFDFGQNFAGWPLLKLDGPLPAGTTVKLLPAESLNADGTVHQASLMGGGPARGTDLFAAYTTYGDQRGESWHPRFHYFGMQWLQVTGLPEGYVPTRDTVTGLQIHADLPAAGSLHTSDDRINRVHRMARYSIMSNVMSTFTDCPGREKLAYPADYVQPFGSLHRAFGYAAYLRTMQRHLVEGQSRAGDDIGNVALKAPVYDWGYTGRFGDEINWGNGIVLVPWLLYETYGDTQTMSRAYPRMQAFLHYIRTRKAGTGADAHLVDAALADWIAGENTSGRITGTWGYHQVADRMARMAALIGRDTDAAEYRNLAANIKDAFNDAFYHTSLGRYTAEGDRGTAGATQAAQALALDEGLVPDGERARVLDALVELVHAHRPFGGGPHFSGGTIGLAPIVRALHEGGHDDLLWDVLQEDTRPGYGHFMAPTTANPRGLTTVPEDWEIGSSKNHMILLQIEEWFHGGVVGIRQARGKAGYRELVVDPRPVGDLTHAEGGYRTPYGVVSARWTRRDGRFRLDVELPPNTTAEIRLPSGDGARRVVGSGRHTFTCRVA from the coding sequence ATGCCAGACGTCCCCGATGAGCCGTTGAGCCGGAGGAAGGTGGTCGGCACCATGGCCGTCTCGGCGGCGGGACTGGCCGCGCCCGTCGTCCCCGGGCTGCCCCTGACGGCGGCAGCCCACGCCGCCGAGCGGGACGGCGGACAGGGGGCCCGGGTGACGGGCCTGGCGGTCGACGGCCGTGAGGACGGCCCGCTCGGTGTCGACGACCCCGCCCCACGGCTGAGCTGGCGGGTGGCGGGAGCCGGGGCCGGCTGGACCCAGGCCGCCTACCGGATCCGCGCGGCGCGCACCGAGGAGGACCTGGACCGGGGCCGCCCGCTGTGGGACAGCGGCAAGGTCCGCTCCCCGGCCCAGACCGACATCCCCTGGCACGGCCCCGCACCGGCCTCGCGCGACCGTGTGGTGTGGCAGGTGCGGGCCTGGGGCGCGGACGGGCGGGCCATACCGTGGAGCCGTCCCGGCACCTGGGAGACGGGGCTCCTCAGGCGCACCGACTGGGGCGAGGCCCGCTGGATCGAGTACCCGGGCCGCACCGTCGACCAGCCCCTGCCCCTGTTCGCCCGCGCCTTCCGCGTGGGCGGACGCGGGGGCAGGGTCGTCAGGGCGAGGCTGTACCTGTCCGGCGTCGGACTGCACGAGGCCCGGCTCAACGGCGAACCCGTCACCGACGAGGTGCTCGCGCCCGGCAACTCCAACTACCAGCTCTCCCTCGAATACCGGGTGTACGACGTCACCCGGCTGATCCGCTCCGGCGCGAACACCCTCGGCGTCGAACTGGGCCACGGCACAGCCCTGGTGACCCGCTCCGTCACCGACCCCGCCACCGGCCGCACCGCCCCGTACAGCTGGTGGCAGAGCCAGTTCAAGGGCAGCGGCAGCCTCGTCGCGCCCGCCGCCCGGGGCGCCACCACCGTCAGGGTGAGCAGTGTCGCGGGCTTCCATGTCGGCGGCACCGTGAACATCGACACCGGCGACGGCGGCGAGCGTCTGGAATCCCGGACCGTCACCGCGATCGGCACCGCCGGGGCCGACGGCACCGGCATCACCTTCGAGCCCGGTCTCACCGCCGCGCACGACGGCAATGCCGCCGTCACCGGCTCCGGCAACTCCCTCGCCGCCACCGACCCGAGCGCGGGCGCCGCCGTCTCCCCGCGGCTGATCGCCCGGCTGGAACTCACCCGGGCCGACGGCACGGTCCGGACCGTCGTCAGCGACCGTTCCTGGAGAGCCGCCCTCGGTCCGACCGTCACGGCCAACTGGTACTCCGGCTCCGACCACGACGCCCGCCGCGAGCAGCCCGGCTGGACCGCCCCCGGCGCGGACCTCACGGCCACGGCGAAACGCCGCGACGGCACGGCCATGGGCTGGACCGCCGCCGGAATCGCCCCACCACCCAATCTCACCACCGAACTGGTGTGGCGGGCGGCCGAGCCGCTCAGGGTCGTCGACCGGCTCCGCCCGGTCGAGGTCACCCAGCCGCAACCCGGCGTCTGGGTCTTCGACTTCGGGCAGAACTTCGCCGGCTGGCCGCTGCTGAAGCTCGACGGCCCGCTGCCCGCCGGGACCACGGTCAAGCTGCTGCCCGCCGAGTCGCTGAACGCCGACGGCACCGTCCACCAGGCGTCCCTCATGGGCGGCGGCCCCGCCCGCGGCACCGACCTCTTCGCCGCCTACACCACGTACGGCGACCAGCGGGGCGAGAGCTGGCACCCGCGGTTCCACTACTTCGGCATGCAGTGGCTCCAGGTGACCGGCCTGCCCGAGGGATACGTACCTACCCGGGACACGGTGACCGGCCTCCAGATCCACGCGGACCTGCCCGCCGCCGGGTCCCTGCACACCTCCGACGACCGGATCAACCGCGTCCACCGCATGGCCCGTTACTCGATCATGAGCAATGTCATGTCGACCTTCACGGACTGCCCCGGCCGGGAGAAGCTCGCCTACCCCGCCGACTACGTCCAGCCCTTCGGCTCCCTGCACCGCGCCTTCGGCTACGCCGCCTATCTGCGCACCATGCAACGCCACCTGGTCGAGGGCCAGTCCAGGGCCGGCGACGACATCGGCAACGTGGCGCTCAAGGCCCCCGTGTACGACTGGGGGTACACCGGCCGGTTCGGCGACGAGATCAACTGGGGCAACGGCATCGTCCTGGTGCCCTGGCTGCTGTACGAGACATACGGCGACACACAGACGATGAGCCGCGCCTACCCCCGGATGCAGGCCTTCCTGCACTACATCAGGACCCGGAAGGCGGGCACCGGCGCGGACGCCCACCTCGTGGACGCGGCCCTCGCCGACTGGATCGCCGGTGAGAACACCTCGGGCCGTATCACCGGTACCTGGGGCTACCACCAGGTCGCCGACCGGATGGCCCGCATGGCGGCACTCATCGGGCGGGACACCGACGCCGCCGAGTACCGCAACCTCGCGGCCAACATCAAGGACGCGTTCAACGACGCCTTCTACCACACCTCCCTCGGCCGGTACACCGCCGAGGGCGACCGGGGAACCGCCGGAGCCACCCAGGCCGCGCAGGCGCTCGCGCTCGACGAGGGCCTCGTACCGGACGGCGAACGCGCAAGGGTCCTCGACGCGCTGGTGGAACTGGTCCACGCCCACCGCCCGTTCGGGGGCGGTCCGCACTTCAGCGGTGGCACCATCGGCCTCGCCCCCATCGTGCGCGCCCTGCACGAGGGCGGCCACGACGACCTCCTGTGGGACGTCCTCCAGGAGGACACCCGCCCCGGATACGGTCACTTCATGGCACCCACCACCGCCAACCCCCGGGGTCTGACGACCGTTCCGGAGGACTGGGAGATCGGCAGCTCCAAGAACCACATGATCCTGCTGCAGATCGAGGAGTGGTTCCACGGCGGTGTCGTCGGCATCCGCCAGGCGCGCGGCAAGGCCGGCTACCGCGAACTGGTCGTCGACCCCCGCCCGGTCGGCGACCTCACCCACGCCGAAGGCGGCTACCGCACCCCGTACGGAGTGGTGTCCGCCCGGTGGACCCGCCGCGACGGCAGGTTCCGGCTCGACGTGGAACTCCCGCCCAACACCACGGCGGAGATCCGGCTGCCCTCCGGCGACGGTGCCCGCCGGGTCGTCGGCTCGGGGCGCCACACGTTCACCTGCCGTGTCGCGTGA
- a CDS encoding alpha-L-rhamnosidase, producing MASGTSAAAEPSRRPHGSPVLGLTVEHRTDPLGVDADRPRFGWRTESATRGRRQGEYRILVATSPDRLTADRADVWDSGPVRSSNSVAVPYAGEPLRPSTRYHWTVAVRDTEGRPTGTAAPSSFETGLLSTDGVTGWDGAQWIGMRGKTPGSPGAPMLRTETPLRGPVREARLYVSALGVYDVYVSGHRVTVEQDGAPTVELLPPGWTNYDTRVDYLTYDVTRLVAREPVVTLAAVLGNGWYNGRVSEGSTYYTKDGNELALKAKLLIRYADGTAQSLVTGTDGGWKATDTGPYRSDDLYDGQTYDARRELPNWTAHGFDDTAWSDVTRVAFEDRYPDVRLTAYPGESARFVDRWDLRPRSVTVVTGVTGQEDSPHGRGRVVVDPARTVTDPAKAATAPVTLGSGETAVYDLGQNMVGVARCTVRGPAGARVEFRFAEMLNDDSAGADGPEGSVYRANLRSAEATSTYILKGDPQGETHQDTLTFYGFRHVSVTTSRTVTLTGLTGKVATSAVRETGTFTTNDPDVNQLASNIRWGQRGNYLWVPTDCPQRDERLGWTGDTQVFATTGLYNADAAVFLGHFQDTVVDSQTVYGADKAQYTGVAPGGRYNFPGGGSGWADCGVVLPWTLWQMTGDTTVVERNWPSMTRYLDWIRRQTGDTYAGQGSLTGDWLAPQQTSAQLMSDVYYGYSARLMASMARGTGRTAEAEEYERLFGHIKRAFIAKYLSTDGGRITVRSGLGEASPIEPGSDPDQRTEDNTQTALLWVLKLGFYETQAQRRALVGHLADNIGNDAAHRAAHPDSVRVRHAENTLSVGFLGVNVLAPILTDEGRADLAYRLLYQDALPSWLFSVRNGATTVWERWNSYSEGAGFGPVGMNSFNHYAYGAIMEWMYAYMAGIAPDPAGPGFQRFLLRPHLDPTGRITRVSGTYVSPYGEIRSAWETDSGGRTLAYEAVVPANSEATLRLPAASADAVREGRTPLARVDGVRFLGHADGVASYRLPSGRYRLTADLR from the coding sequence ATGGCAAGCGGAACGAGTGCGGCGGCGGAACCGTCCCGCCGCCCGCACGGCAGCCCCGTCCTCGGGCTGACGGTGGAACACCGCACCGATCCCCTCGGTGTGGACGCAGACCGCCCCCGCTTCGGCTGGCGCACGGAGTCCGCCACCCGGGGCCGGCGGCAGGGGGAGTACCGGATCCTCGTCGCCACGTCCCCGGACAGGCTGACCGCCGACCGCGCCGACGTCTGGGACAGCGGGCCCGTCCGGTCCTCGAACTCGGTCGCGGTTCCCTACGCGGGCGAACCGCTGCGCCCCTCGACCCGCTACCACTGGACCGTCGCCGTCCGGGACACCGAGGGCCGCCCGACGGGTACCGCAGCCCCCTCCTCCTTCGAGACCGGCCTGCTGAGCACCGACGGTGTCACCGGCTGGGACGGCGCCCAGTGGATCGGCATGCGGGGAAAGACCCCCGGCTCGCCGGGCGCACCGATGCTGCGCACCGAGACACCGCTGCGGGGCCCGGTCCGCGAGGCCCGGCTGTACGTCTCCGCCCTCGGCGTCTACGACGTGTACGTCAGCGGCCACCGGGTGACCGTCGAACAGGACGGCGCCCCCACGGTCGAACTCCTGCCGCCGGGCTGGACCAACTACGACACACGCGTCGACTACCTCACCTATGACGTCACCCGCCTCGTCGCCCGCGAACCGGTCGTCACCCTCGCCGCCGTGCTCGGCAACGGCTGGTACAACGGCCGTGTCTCCGAGGGCAGCACCTATTACACGAAGGACGGCAACGAGCTCGCCCTCAAGGCGAAGCTGCTGATCCGCTACGCGGACGGCACCGCACAGTCCCTCGTGACCGGCACGGACGGCGGCTGGAAGGCCACCGACACCGGCCCCTACCGGTCCGACGACCTCTACGACGGCCAGACGTACGACGCCCGCCGGGAGCTACCGAACTGGACCGCGCACGGCTTCGACGACACCGCCTGGTCGGACGTGACACGCGTCGCCTTCGAGGACCGGTACCCGGACGTGCGGCTGACCGCCTACCCCGGCGAGAGCGCGCGCTTCGTCGACCGCTGGGACCTGAGGCCGCGGTCCGTCACCGTCGTCACCGGGGTGACCGGACAGGAGGACAGCCCCCACGGCAGGGGACGCGTCGTCGTGGACCCGGCCCGCACGGTGACCGACCCCGCGAAAGCGGCCACCGCCCCGGTCACCCTCGGCAGCGGCGAGACCGCCGTCTACGACCTCGGCCAGAACATGGTCGGTGTCGCCCGCTGCACCGTGCGCGGACCGGCCGGTGCCCGGGTCGAGTTCAGGTTCGCCGAGATGCTCAACGACGACAGCGCCGGCGCGGACGGCCCCGAGGGCTCCGTCTACCGGGCCAACCTCCGCAGCGCCGAGGCCACCAGCACCTACATCCTCAAGGGCGACCCGCAGGGCGAGACCCATCAGGACACGCTGACCTTCTACGGCTTCCGCCATGTCTCCGTCACCACCTCGCGGACCGTCACCCTCACCGGGCTGACGGGCAAGGTCGCCACCTCCGCCGTCCGCGAGACCGGGACCTTCACCACGAACGATCCCGACGTCAACCAGCTGGCGAGCAACATCCGCTGGGGCCAGCGCGGCAACTACCTCTGGGTGCCCACCGACTGCCCGCAGCGCGACGAACGGCTCGGCTGGACCGGCGACACCCAGGTCTTCGCCACCACCGGCCTCTACAACGCGGACGCCGCCGTCTTCCTCGGCCACTTCCAGGACACCGTCGTCGACTCCCAGACCGTCTACGGCGCGGACAAGGCCCAGTACACCGGCGTCGCCCCCGGCGGACGCTACAACTTCCCCGGCGGCGGAAGCGGTTGGGCCGACTGCGGTGTCGTGCTGCCCTGGACGCTCTGGCAGATGACCGGAGACACGACCGTCGTCGAACGCAACTGGCCGTCGATGACCCGCTACCTGGACTGGATCCGACGACAGACCGGCGACACCTACGCCGGACAGGGCTCGCTCACCGGCGACTGGCTCGCCCCGCAGCAGACCAGCGCCCAGTTGATGAGCGACGTCTACTACGGCTACTCCGCCCGGCTGATGGCGAGCATGGCCCGGGGGACCGGCCGGACGGCGGAGGCCGAGGAGTACGAGCGGCTCTTCGGGCACATCAAACGGGCGTTCATCGCCAAGTACCTGAGCACCGACGGCGGCCGGATCACCGTCAGGTCCGGCCTGGGCGAGGCCTCCCCGATCGAACCCGGCTCCGATCCCGACCAGAGGACGGAGGACAACACCCAGACCGCGCTGTTGTGGGTCCTCAAGCTCGGTTTCTACGAGACGCAGGCCCAACGCCGGGCCCTCGTCGGCCACTTGGCGGACAACATCGGCAACGACGCGGCCCACAGGGCGGCGCACCCGGACAGTGTCCGTGTCCGCCACGCCGAGAACACGCTGTCCGTCGGATTCCTCGGCGTCAACGTCCTCGCCCCCATCCTCACCGACGAGGGACGCGCGGACCTGGCGTACCGGCTCCTGTACCAGGACGCGCTCCCGTCCTGGCTGTTCTCGGTGCGGAACGGCGCCACCACGGTCTGGGAACGCTGGAACTCCTACTCCGAGGGCGCCGGCTTCGGCCCGGTCGGCATGAACTCCTTCAACCACTACGCCTACGGCGCGATCATGGAGTGGATGTACGCCTACATGGCCGGCATCGCCCCCGACCCGGCCGGCCCCGGCTTCCAGCGCTTCCTCCTGCGGCCCCACCTCGATCCCACGGGCCGGATCACCCGGGTCTCGGGCACCTACGTCTCGCCGTACGGCGAGATCCGCAGCGCATGGGAGACCGACTCCGGGGGCCGCACCCTGGCGTACGAGGCGGTCGTGCCGGCGAACAGCGAGGCCACCCTGCGGCTGCCGGCGGCCTCGGCAGACGCCGTACGGGAGGGACGCACCCCGTTGGCGCGGGTGGACGGGGTGCGGTTCCTCGGCCACGCCGACGGGGTGGCCTCGTACCGCCTTCCCTCGGGCCGCTACCGGCTCACGGCGGACCTGCGCTGA
- a CDS encoding NlpC/P60 family protein: MRRTTPGDDGPARRRRFRPLRLLLTAAVTTACLGLPTTTATAAQATTATATAAQATTATAKTAAVRTAAPAAATDTCAPLKAGGSIAAVDAVETACRYLGKIYAWGGGHAEGLPGPSQGIPSLDPMAQHDTEYWSFDCIGLVRWAWYKATRQDLISERTTQSTWQNPGYAHTRFTKEQGEAPLLPGDILYFGANLTHVALYLGDGKYIEAPESGYPIRIGNDKWDRYRGALRPLADGVFPVWEYDGHGKELKTWGQPNLRADSHTGSAINWQLRNGISVAVRGLCQRVGERATYNGMVNNVWTYLPDYRSWVSNLFLQGPAIMPGVPSCGEYSRIGGTLAGADSNTSCGDGTEPNGSGAWTAKSTIVWGRTVELRYNSTTACAWGRIIGGTIGDEIWVDRSADGGKTWDPMLGYAKITSGTDAYTSQWNDNGLVMRACGTNGKGGTIACTDWF; this comes from the coding sequence ATGCGAAGAACCACGCCTGGTGACGACGGCCCAGCACGGCGCCGCCGCTTCCGCCCGCTGCGGCTGCTGCTGACCGCCGCCGTCACGACGGCCTGTCTGGGCCTGCCCACCACGACCGCCACCGCGGCCCAGGCCACCACCGCCACCGCCACCGCGGCCCAGGCGACCACCGCGACCGCGAAGACCGCCGCGGTCCGTACCGCCGCGCCGGCCGCCGCCACCGACACCTGCGCGCCGCTGAAGGCGGGCGGGAGCATCGCCGCCGTGGACGCGGTGGAGACCGCCTGCCGCTACCTCGGCAAGATCTACGCATGGGGCGGCGGCCACGCGGAGGGCCTCCCCGGACCGAGCCAGGGCATCCCCTCCCTCGACCCGATGGCCCAGCACGACACCGAGTACTGGAGCTTCGACTGCATCGGCCTGGTCCGCTGGGCCTGGTACAAGGCGACCCGCCAGGACCTCATCAGCGAGCGCACGACCCAGTCGACCTGGCAGAACCCGGGCTACGCGCACACCCGGTTCACCAAGGAACAGGGCGAGGCACCCCTGCTGCCCGGTGACATCCTCTACTTCGGCGCCAACCTCACCCACGTGGCGCTCTACCTCGGCGACGGCAAGTACATCGAGGCACCCGAATCCGGATACCCGATCCGGATCGGGAACGACAAGTGGGACCGCTACCGGGGCGCGTTGCGGCCGCTGGCCGACGGGGTGTTCCCGGTCTGGGAGTACGACGGGCACGGCAAGGAACTGAAGACCTGGGGGCAGCCGAACCTGCGCGCGGACTCCCACACGGGCAGCGCGATCAACTGGCAGCTGCGCAACGGCATCTCGGTCGCCGTGCGGGGCCTGTGCCAGCGGGTCGGCGAGCGGGCCACGTACAACGGCATGGTCAACAACGTCTGGACGTATCTGCCGGACTATCGCAGCTGGGTCAGCAACCTGTTCCTCCAAGGACCGGCGATCATGCCCGGAGTGCCGTCCTGCGGGGAGTACTCCCGTATCGGCGGCACCCTGGCCGGCGCCGACTCCAACACCTCGTGCGGTGACGGCACCGAACCGAACGGCTCGGGCGCCTGGACGGCCAAGTCGACCATCGTATGGGGTCGTACCGTCGAACTGCGCTACAACAGCACGACCGCGTGCGCCTGGGGCCGCATCATCGGCGGCACGATCGGCGACGAGATCTGGGTCGACCGCAGCGCCGACGGCGGGAAGACCTGGGACCCCATGCTCGGCTACGCGAAGATCACCTCCGGCACCGACGCCTACACCAGCCAGTGGAACGACAACGGACTGGTGATGCGCGCCTGCGGCACCAACGGCAAGGGCGGCACGATCGCCTGCACGGACTGGTTCTGA
- a CDS encoding trypsin-like serine peptidase codes for MRDIRRSSRPLRKPRPVVAALLGAAALLGAGVFATPAGAATTADPASFWTAERMRQAVPLDLPTVDRTQAKAAPVDKGRAKTVAPTVPGARNDVGVLAFPNSGGPWSGGGAVLSTAGRVFFTYQGRTASCSGNAVTSSNRSTVITAGHCVKLEGAWHTNWVFVPGYHDGQAPYGRWSATKTLSTPQWTASEDINYDIGAAVVAPLDGKLLTDVVGGQGLAFNTGYNQAMYAFGFPAAAPYDGEKFIYCSGTTNRDFLLSNDHGMTCNMTGGSSGGPWFTQFNESTGTGLLSSVNSFKYNFLPNRMYGPYFGTDAQNLYQTAQTS; via the coding sequence GTGAGAGACATACGCCGCTCGTCCCGCCCCCTTCGCAAGCCCCGTCCCGTCGTCGCCGCCCTGCTCGGTGCCGCCGCGCTGCTCGGCGCCGGCGTGTTCGCCACACCCGCCGGGGCGGCCACCACCGCCGACCCCGCCTCGTTCTGGACCGCCGAGCGGATGCGGCAGGCCGTGCCGTTGGACCTGCCGACCGTGGACCGGACCCAGGCGAAGGCCGCACCCGTGGACAAGGGCAGGGCGAAGACCGTCGCCCCGACCGTCCCGGGCGCCCGCAACGACGTCGGGGTGCTGGCCTTCCCCAACAGTGGTGGGCCCTGGTCCGGGGGCGGGGCCGTGCTCTCCACGGCGGGACGGGTGTTCTTCACCTACCAGGGACGCACGGCCTCGTGCTCCGGCAACGCCGTCACCAGCTCCAACAGGAGCACGGTCATCACCGCCGGGCACTGCGTGAAGCTGGAGGGGGCCTGGCACACCAACTGGGTCTTCGTGCCCGGCTACCACGACGGCCAGGCCCCGTACGGCAGATGGAGCGCCACCAAGACCCTCTCCACGCCGCAGTGGACCGCGAGCGAGGACATCAACTACGACATCGGCGCGGCCGTCGTCGCCCCGCTGGACGGCAAGCTGCTCACGGACGTCGTCGGCGGGCAGGGACTCGCCTTCAACACCGGCTACAACCAGGCGATGTACGCCTTCGGCTTCCCCGCCGCCGCCCCGTACGACGGGGAGAAGTTCATCTACTGCAGCGGCACCACCAACCGTGACTTCCTGCTCTCCAACGACCACGGCATGACCTGCAACATGACCGGCGGCTCCAGCGGCGGCCCCTGGTTCACCCAGTTCAACGAGTCGACGGGCACCGGCCTGCTGTCCTCGGTGAACAGCTTCAAGTACAACTTCCTGCCCAACCGCATGTACGGCCCGTACTTCGGCACCGACGCGCAGAACCTCTACCAGACCGCGCAGACGTCCTGA
- a CDS encoding DinB family protein, giving the protein MTTTPDGRPVPPAHADERPMLEAWLDFHRETLALKCAGLEDDRLRLPAAAPSPMTLLGLVQHVAEVERNWFRRVFAGQDLPPVFADSGADGFALCADRRADEVLAVWRAEVARGRELIADASLDDSGRLPDHEAGHVGDPEVSLRWIMVHMIEEYARHNGHADLLRERIDGVTGA; this is encoded by the coding sequence ATGACCACGACACCCGACGGACGGCCCGTTCCGCCCGCGCACGCCGACGAACGCCCCATGCTGGAAGCCTGGCTGGACTTTCACCGCGAGACGCTCGCCCTGAAGTGCGCGGGCCTGGAGGACGACCGGTTACGGCTGCCCGCGGCGGCACCGTCGCCGATGACGCTGCTGGGCCTCGTCCAGCATGTGGCCGAGGTGGAGCGCAACTGGTTCCGGCGGGTCTTCGCCGGCCAGGATCTCCCACCGGTCTTCGCGGACAGCGGTGCCGACGGCTTCGCCCTGTGCGCGGACCGGCGGGCGGACGAGGTGCTGGCCGTGTGGCGGGCGGAGGTCGCCCGGGGCCGTGAACTGATCGCCGACGCCTCGCTGGACGACTCCGGCCGTCTGCCCGACCACGAGGCGGGTCACGTCGGCGATCCGGAGGTCTCGTTGCGCTGGATCATGGTGCACATGATCGAGGAGTACGCGCGCCACAACGGCCACGCGGATCTCCTGCGTGAGCGGATCGACGGCGTCACCGGTGCGTGA
- a CDS encoding 3-oxoacyl-ACP synthase III family protein, whose translation MANDCVGILATGSYLPRDVISNEELARRVGTSAAWIERKTQIRNRRYAAPDEAASDLAVRAAEQALAQAGITADRIDCVIVSTSTGDAPLPPTSHLVQRGLKAHNAACLDLNVVCSGFVYGLALARAFVSSHPGSHVLVIAAEVYSRILDFDDRRTAVLFGDGAGAAVVGPVPSPYGFVAFDLSSHGEGRNLVRVEGGGSRRPASHRTVDAREHYFRMDGRQVRDFVMTEVPPTLERLSRRAGIPFDRIDHLVPHQGNGALLHALVEEAGLTHVMTHRTVEEYGNVGSASIPVTLDEASRAGRLRDGDLLMVSGFGGGLSLGSCLLRWAAPR comes from the coding sequence GTGGCGAACGACTGTGTCGGAATCCTGGCGACCGGCTCCTATCTCCCCAGGGACGTCATCAGCAACGAGGAACTGGCGCGACGGGTCGGCACCAGCGCCGCATGGATCGAACGCAAGACCCAGATCAGGAACCGGCGTTACGCGGCACCCGACGAGGCCGCCTCCGATCTCGCCGTCCGCGCCGCCGAACAGGCCCTCGCGCAGGCCGGCATCACCGCCGACCGGATCGACTGCGTCATCGTCTCCACCTCCACCGGCGACGCCCCGCTGCCCCCCACCTCCCACCTCGTCCAGCGCGGGCTGAAGGCCCACAACGCCGCGTGCCTCGACCTGAACGTGGTGTGCAGCGGATTCGTCTACGGTCTCGCGCTGGCACGCGCCTTCGTCTCCTCCCACCCCGGCAGCCATGTGCTGGTGATCGCGGCGGAGGTCTACTCACGCATCCTCGACTTCGACGACCGCCGCACGGCCGTGCTGTTCGGTGACGGCGCCGGCGCGGCGGTCGTGGGCCCCGTGCCGTCGCCGTACGGGTTCGTCGCCTTCGACCTGTCCAGTCACGGGGAGGGACGCAACCTGGTCAGGGTGGAGGGCGGCGGCAGCCGCAGACCCGCCTCGCACCGGACGGTGGACGCGCGGGAGCACTACTTCCGCATGGACGGCCGGCAGGTGCGGGACTTCGTGATGACGGAGGTCCCGCCCACACTGGAACGGCTGTCGCGACGCGCGGGCATCCCCTTCGACCGGATCGACCACCTGGTGCCGCACCAGGGCAACGGCGCGCTGCTGCACGCCCTGGTGGAGGAGGCGGGGCTGACGCATGTCATGACCCACCGCACCGTGGAGGAGTACGGCAACGTCGGCAGCGCCTCCATCCCCGTGACGCTCGACGAGGCCAGCCGGGCGGGCCGCCTGCGGGACGGCGATCTGCTGATGGTCAGCGGCTTCGGCGGCGGCCTCTCCCTGGGCTCCTGCCTGCTGCGCTGGGCGGCGCCCCGGTGA